In Parasegetibacter sp. NRK P23, a single genomic region encodes these proteins:
- a CDS encoding diacylglycerol kinase family protein — MRHLLFLINPIAGTKNKTSLPEEIAGFCTKNKLSFRIEHTNREGEYAYLANIIHTEKITDVIIAGGDGTINQVVGALRNSPVNFGIIPFGSGNGLAFSAGIPTDIQKALQIILSGNALPTDAFTINNTFACMLSGIGFDAEVAHAFAQQKTRGLLTYTMETLKHFMAAKAYPFLITADGQSIETEAFFISIANSNQFGNQFTIAPKASLHDGLLDIVVVKKMNKLLLPFTVFSQVTGQNEMKRVEQLEDADHILYFQAKQLSIQNTGAAMLHIDGDPAATAGNFNIEILEQAFYLLVPAAAGAREKA; from the coding sequence ATGCGGCACCTCCTTTTCCTCATCAACCCTATTGCGGGAACGAAAAACAAAACCTCCCTCCCCGAGGAAATCGCGGGTTTCTGCACAAAAAACAAACTTTCCTTCCGTATAGAACATACCAACCGAGAAGGTGAATACGCATACCTCGCCAACATCATCCATACCGAAAAAATCACCGATGTCATCATCGCCGGAGGAGATGGCACCATCAACCAGGTCGTGGGTGCCCTCAGGAACAGCCCGGTAAATTTTGGGATCATCCCCTTTGGTTCGGGGAACGGACTGGCTTTTTCAGCCGGTATTCCCACCGATATTCAAAAGGCACTGCAAATCATTCTATCGGGAAACGCCCTGCCTACCGACGCGTTCACCATCAACAACACATTCGCCTGCATGCTCAGCGGCATCGGCTTTGATGCAGAAGTGGCGCACGCTTTCGCGCAGCAGAAAACCCGCGGACTTCTTACCTACACCATGGAAACCCTGAAACATTTCATGGCGGCAAAAGCCTATCCCTTCCTCATTACCGCCGACGGGCAGTCCATCGAAACCGAAGCATTCTTCATTTCCATCGCCAACAGCAACCAGTTCGGAAATCAGTTCACCATCGCCCCCAAAGCCAGTTTACACGACGGATTACTGGATATAGTAGTGGTAAAAAAGATGAACAAACTCCTCCTTCCCTTCACCGTTTTCAGCCAGGTGACCGGCCAGAACGAAATGAAACGCGTGGAGCAACTGGAGGATGCCGATCATATCCTGTATTTTCAGGCAAAGCAACTTTCCATTCAAAATACAGGCGCAGCCATGCTGCACATAGATGGGGATCCGGCAGCAACAGCCGGGAACTTCAACATTGAAATATTGGAACAGGCGTTTTATTTGCTGGTTCCGGCAGCAGCGGGCGCCCGGGAAAAAGCCTGA
- the cls gene encoding cardiolipin synthase codes for MFSFPLLLIDWLTDMGWATILLGISYILSAIVAILIISENRNPSKTLGYLLLLFVLPYLGVLIYFVFGENYRKRKLYKRKLIRDERTMEKYNAYLVRLTREALAAYQEEIAHNAPLVRMLLRESRVTLTVYNEVKLLVNGEEKFPAVMAALKEARHHIHLEYYIFEESAVAEEICAILKQKAREGVKVRLIYDDFGSSLSGKFLRSLHEAGVEALPFYKIYIPVLSNRHNYRNHRKIIIVDGETGFVGGINISDRYDNSRPGNELFWRDTHLMIKGDAVKMMQALFLVNWNFCADEELGVTHEFFPDTCVVSEELTQIVYSGPDSDRATVMLSYFAAISNAQESICITTPYFIPNESILNALKKAAFSGVEVKLIVPGVSDSRVVNAAARSYYEELLEAGVQIYLYQKGFVHAKTMVCDGRLCMVGSSNMDIRSFDLNFEVNAVLYSRKLGAELVSVFENDLLSCEQVFLQNWKARPRRVKLADSICRLFSPLL; via the coding sequence ATGTTTTCATTTCCCTTACTGTTGATTGACTGGCTGACCGATATGGGCTGGGCCACGATTCTGCTGGGTATTTCCTACATACTGAGCGCCATCGTGGCGATATTGATTATTTCAGAAAACAGAAATCCCAGTAAAACACTGGGGTATTTGCTGTTGCTGTTCGTGCTGCCCTACCTGGGCGTACTCATTTATTTTGTTTTCGGAGAGAATTACCGCAAGCGGAAGCTGTACAAACGCAAGCTGATCAGGGATGAAAGAACGATGGAGAAGTACAATGCTTACCTGGTGCGCCTTACACGGGAAGCTTTGGCGGCCTACCAGGAAGAAATTGCCCACAATGCCCCGCTGGTGCGGATGTTGCTGCGCGAAAGCCGTGTAACACTTACTGTATATAATGAAGTGAAATTACTGGTGAACGGGGAAGAGAAGTTTCCGGCGGTGATGGCGGCGTTGAAAGAAGCCAGGCACCACATTCACCTGGAGTATTACATTTTTGAAGAGAGTGCCGTAGCGGAAGAAATCTGCGCTATCCTGAAACAAAAGGCCCGCGAAGGCGTGAAAGTGCGCCTGATCTACGACGATTTTGGCAGCAGTCTCAGCGGGAAGTTCCTCCGTTCACTCCACGAAGCGGGTGTGGAAGCGCTCCCGTTCTATAAAATTTATATTCCGGTGCTTTCTAACCGCCACAATTACCGGAACCACCGGAAGATCATTATTGTGGATGGGGAAACCGGTTTTGTAGGCGGCATCAACATCTCCGACCGCTACGATAACTCCAGGCCGGGCAATGAACTTTTCTGGCGCGACACGCACCTCATGATCAAAGGGGATGCCGTTAAAATGATGCAGGCGCTTTTCCTGGTGAACTGGAACTTCTGCGCCGACGAGGAACTTGGGGTTACCCACGAATTTTTCCCCGATACCTGCGTTGTTTCAGAAGAACTCACCCAGATCGTGTACAGCGGACCAGATTCGGACCGTGCCACCGTGATGCTTTCTTATTTCGCGGCCATCAGCAATGCGCAGGAATCCATCTGTATTACCACACCTTATTTTATTCCGAACGAAAGTATCCTGAACGCGTTGAAAAAAGCGGCTTTCAGCGGGGTGGAAGTTAAACTCATCGTGCCGGGTGTTTCCGACTCCCGCGTGGTGAACGCCGCCGCACGTTCTTATTACGAAGAACTGCTGGAGGCTGGTGTGCAGATTTACCTGTACCAGAAAGGGTTCGTCCACGCCAAAACTATGGTTTGTGACGGAAGGTTGTGTATGGTGGGCTCTTCAAATATGGACATCCGGAGTTTCGACCTGAACTTTGAAGTAAACGCGGTATTGTACAGCAGGAAGCTGGGTGCCGAACTGGTGTCCGTTTTCGAGAACGACCTCCTCTCCTGCGAGCAGGTATTCCTCCAGAACTGGAAGGCGCGTCCGCGCCGGGTGAAACTGGCCGACTCCATCTGCCGGTTGTTCTCACCTTTGTTGTAG
- the typA gene encoding translational GTPase TypA, translated as MDIRNIAIIAHVDHGKTTLVDRILHATKVFRDNQDTGELIMDNNDLERERGITIFSKNAAVKYKDVKINVIDTPGHADFGGEVERVLKMADGVILLVDAFEGPMPQTRFVLQKALQLNLKPLVVINKVDKPNCRPDEVHDAVFELFFNLDATEEQLNFPTFYGSGKNNWFNDSLTEIEGIDPLLDGILKYVPAPKVNEGPLQLQITSLDYSSFLGRIAIGKVTRGSVKEGQPIALMQADGTIKKQRVKELYVFEGMGKKRATEVIAGDLCAVVGLEDFNIGDTIADAETPEALPVISVDEPTMNMTFSINNSPFFGRDGKFVTSRHLRDRLIKETEKNLALRVVDTDSGDTFLVYGRGILHLGVLIETMRREGYELTVGQPQVIVKHIDGKKMEPYENLVVDVPQEFASKVIDLVTRRKGEMLVMETKGEMQHLEFEIPSRGLIGLRTQMLTATTGEAVMAHRFTEYKPWKGVIPGRSNGVLLAKQTGTTTGYSIDKLNDRGTFFVDPGEEVYAGQIIAEHIKPGDLVVNAIEGKKLTNMRASGSDAATNIAPKTLMTLEECMEYIQQDECIEVTPNFIRMRKIHLDENERLRQQKSMKAEA; from the coding sequence ATGGACATCAGAAACATCGCCATCATTGCACACGTTGACCACGGTAAAACTACACTGGTTGACCGCATTTTACACGCCACCAAGGTTTTCCGTGATAACCAAGACACCGGAGAGTTGATCATGGATAACAACGACCTGGAGCGTGAAAGAGGGATCACCATCTTCAGTAAGAACGCCGCCGTTAAATACAAAGACGTGAAAATCAACGTTATTGATACCCCGGGCCACGCCGACTTTGGCGGTGAGGTGGAAAGGGTACTCAAAATGGCCGATGGCGTGATTCTGCTGGTAGACGCGTTCGAGGGCCCCATGCCCCAAACCCGTTTCGTATTGCAGAAAGCGCTTCAACTGAACCTGAAGCCACTCGTGGTAATCAACAAAGTGGACAAGCCCAACTGCCGTCCCGATGAAGTGCACGACGCTGTTTTTGAACTGTTCTTCAACCTCGACGCTACCGAAGAACAACTGAACTTCCCCACTTTTTACGGAAGTGGCAAGAACAACTGGTTCAACGACTCCCTTACTGAAATTGAAGGTATTGATCCCTTGCTGGACGGTATCCTGAAATATGTACCCGCGCCCAAAGTGAATGAAGGTCCGCTCCAGTTGCAGATCACTTCACTGGATTACTCTTCCTTCCTTGGCCGTATCGCCATCGGGAAAGTAACCCGCGGCAGCGTGAAAGAAGGCCAGCCCATCGCATTGATGCAGGCCGACGGTACCATCAAAAAACAACGCGTAAAGGAACTGTACGTGTTTGAAGGCATGGGCAAGAAAAGGGCCACTGAAGTAATCGCGGGTGACCTTTGCGCCGTGGTTGGACTGGAAGATTTCAACATTGGTGACACCATCGCCGATGCTGAAACGCCTGAAGCGCTGCCAGTAATCAGCGTGGATGAGCCTACCATGAACATGACTTTCTCCATCAACAACTCGCCTTTCTTCGGACGCGACGGTAAATTCGTTACCAGCCGCCACCTCCGCGACAGGCTGATTAAAGAAACAGAAAAGAACCTCGCCCTCCGCGTGGTGGACACCGACAGCGGCGATACCTTCCTGGTATATGGCCGTGGTATCCTGCACCTGGGCGTACTGATAGAAACCATGCGCCGCGAAGGCTACGAACTTACCGTGGGTCAGCCCCAGGTAATCGTGAAGCACATCGACGGTAAAAAAATGGAACCCTACGAAAACCTGGTGGTGGACGTGCCGCAGGAATTCGCTTCAAAGGTAATCGACCTGGTTACCCGCCGTAAAGGGGAGATGCTGGTGATGGAAACCAAAGGTGAAATGCAACACCTGGAATTTGAGATCCCCTCCCGCGGACTGATCGGTTTGCGTACGCAAATGCTGACTGCCACCACCGGCGAAGCCGTAATGGCACACCGTTTTACCGAATACAAGCCTTGGAAAGGGGTGATTCCCGGAAGAAGCAACGGCGTGTTGCTGGCCAAACAAACCGGCACCACCACAGGCTACTCCATCGATAAACTGAACGACCGCGGTACTTTCTTCGTGGATCCGGGGGAAGAAGTGTACGCCGGACAGATCATCGCCGAACACATTAAACCGGGCGACCTAGTGGTGAACGCGATCGAAGGAAAAAAACTGACCAACATGCGCGCGAGCGGAAGCGACGCGGCTACCAATATTGCCCCCAAAACCCTGATGACGCTGGAAGAATGTATGGAATACATTCAACAGGACGAGTGCATCGAGGTTACGCCCAACTTCATCCGGATGCGTAAGATCCACCTGGATGAGAACGAGCGGCTGAGGCAGCAGAAATCAATGAAAGCGGAAGCCTAA
- the meaB gene encoding methylmalonyl Co-A mutase-associated GTPase MeaB, protein MKAATVTIQYIQDIQQGNIRALSRAISFIENEAPGYESLLSALPQNNSTRIIGITGPPGAGKSTLTDALTESLLKLDKKIAILCIDPSSPFSKGAVLGDRIRMGRWYDEPKVYIRSLATRGWLGGLHPKVLEITELLKFAAYDYILVETVGVGQSEVEIAGLADLTLVVLVPEAGDDIQTMKAGLMEIADIFVVNKADRPEANRFVKNLQQHLYPSLKHTAEHKPIFKTVASTQEGIAELSTAIQAYFAQSFSLEDRAGLLTEKAWQLIQQKRMKNMSRSVLREEITQLLEKGTFNLYKLVEEKV, encoded by the coding sequence ATGAAGGCAGCAACAGTTACCATACAGTATATACAGGATATTCAGCAGGGCAATATCCGCGCGCTCTCCCGGGCCATCTCCTTCATCGAAAATGAAGCGCCCGGTTACGAGTCCCTGCTCTCCGCGCTTCCACAAAACAATTCCACCCGAATTATCGGCATCACCGGGCCTCCAGGCGCAGGAAAAAGTACGCTCACGGATGCGCTTACCGAATCGCTTCTGAAACTGGATAAAAAAATCGCCATCCTTTGCATCGATCCGTCATCTCCCTTCAGTAAAGGCGCGGTATTGGGCGACCGGATCAGAATGGGAAGGTGGTACGATGAACCAAAAGTGTACATCAGGTCCCTCGCCACCCGCGGCTGGCTCGGCGGACTTCACCCCAAAGTGCTGGAAATAACCGAACTGCTTAAGTTCGCTGCATACGATTATATTCTCGTGGAAACCGTAGGCGTAGGGCAAAGTGAAGTGGAAATCGCAGGACTCGCAGACCTCACCCTCGTGGTGCTAGTTCCCGAAGCCGGCGACGATATCCAGACCATGAAAGCAGGGCTCATGGAAATCGCCGATATTTTCGTGGTCAATAAAGCCGATCGTCCCGAAGCCAACCGCTTCGTGAAGAACCTGCAGCAGCACCTGTACCCATCCCTCAAACATACGGCGGAACACAAGCCCATCTTCAAAACCGTCGCCAGCACGCAGGAAGGAATAGCCGAATTGTCCACGGCAATTCAGGCGTATTTCGCCCAATCCTTTTCCCTGGAGGACCGCGCGGGATTACTCACCGAAAAAGCATGGCAACTCATTCAGCAGAAAAGAATGAAAAACATGAGCCGTTCCGTATTACGCGAAGAGATCACACAACTATTGGAGAAAGGAACTTTTAACCTGTACAAACTGGTAGAAGAAAAAGTATAA
- a CDS encoding patatin-like phospholipase family protein has translation MKVPQGLKNFLYSFPVQLVFLHFRKYQVLLLFWVILFSTVNGDFMHAFGADSLFLAPEYLDNVSPVSASFVGISIGIFIMSWNITTFILHSRQFRFLATTTQPFLKYCLNNSVIPMVFLVFYLVSAIRYNLNRELMPGFEVFALVGGFVAGLVLLLAISLLYFFGADRTIMKRMAPVMSNPIKFLSTYGKHRNGGEEKSLVKVDWYMAGPIHPRKTRNVSHYSSGFIENVFKQHHVAAVFSIFIAFIFLLIIGFLLDQPVFQLPAGASIALFFSILIAVSGAFSLFLQSWSIPVVVLIYLLLNTLYTNNIIDTRNKAYGIVYTKTERAPYNREALMALCTPQKMEADKQNMIRILNAWKARQHSEKPVMYLINVSGGGNRSATFTMNVLQRLDSITNGQLMHQTFLISGASGGMLGATYFRELYRRSQTDSSINLHDHRYVDDISKDLLNSIFSSFVARDLVSPTQRFKVNGQAYVKDRAYALEQRLGENTRGYLNKTLGDYRVEESEARIPLMMFNSVITRDGKKMVASTQPVSFMMVPDMDTARIRQSDPDAVDFGALLKHHDPQGLRILTAMRMNATFPYVLPNVWLPTTPVIDVMDAGLRDNFGQETTLRFIRHFRDWINENTAGVVMISIRDRQTGGWEHPYVATDISELLTKPVLLIQHNWHKLQDYYQNDQLSYAQTIVPGKLQKISFQYVPRQQDNGAALNFHLTRREKQDIADALDNPFNSKSFSSVYELMQAKQ, from the coding sequence ATGAAAGTACCCCAGGGCCTGAAGAATTTTTTATATTCCTTTCCCGTGCAACTGGTTTTTCTTCATTTCAGGAAATACCAGGTGCTGCTGCTATTCTGGGTAATACTTTTCAGTACGGTGAACGGAGATTTCATGCATGCTTTCGGCGCGGACTCCCTGTTCCTGGCCCCGGAGTACCTGGATAATGTAAGTCCCGTCAGCGCTTCTTTTGTCGGAATATCCATCGGTATCTTCATCATGAGTTGGAACATCACCACATTCATTCTGCATTCACGACAGTTCCGCTTTCTTGCCACCACCACGCAGCCTTTCCTCAAATACTGCCTTAACAACAGTGTTATTCCCATGGTGTTCCTGGTGTTTTACCTGGTGAGCGCCATCCGTTATAATCTGAACCGTGAACTGATGCCGGGATTTGAAGTGTTCGCGCTGGTGGGCGGTTTTGTAGCGGGGCTGGTATTGCTGCTGGCTATTTCGTTGCTGTATTTCTTTGGCGCCGACAGAACCATTATGAAACGGATGGCGCCGGTTATGAGCAACCCCATCAAATTTCTATCCACCTATGGCAAACACCGGAACGGGGGCGAGGAGAAAAGTCTGGTGAAAGTGGACTGGTACATGGCCGGCCCGATTCACCCGCGCAAAACACGGAACGTATCGCATTACAGTTCGGGCTTCATTGAAAATGTATTCAAACAGCACCACGTGGCGGCGGTGTTTTCCATCTTTATTGCCTTCATCTTTCTGCTGATCATCGGCTTCCTGCTTGACCAGCCCGTTTTTCAACTTCCCGCAGGCGCCAGTATTGCCCTCTTCTTTTCAATTTTGATCGCCGTAAGCGGCGCTTTTTCACTGTTCCTGCAGAGCTGGAGCATCCCTGTTGTGGTGTTGATCTATTTACTGCTGAATACCCTTTACACGAACAATATTATTGATACCCGGAACAAGGCTTACGGAATAGTATACACGAAAACAGAACGTGCGCCATACAACCGCGAGGCGCTGATGGCGTTGTGTACACCGCAGAAAATGGAGGCCGACAAACAGAATATGATCCGGATCCTCAACGCCTGGAAAGCCAGGCAGCATTCGGAGAAACCGGTGATGTACCTGATTAACGTAAGTGGCGGCGGAAACCGGAGCGCCACGTTTACCATGAATGTGTTGCAGCGGCTGGACAGCATCACCAACGGACAACTGATGCACCAGACCTTCCTGATTTCCGGCGCCTCGGGTGGTATGCTGGGGGCCACGTATTTCAGAGAGCTTTACCGGAGGAGCCAGACCGATTCTTCCATCAACCTGCACGATCACCGTTATGTGGATGATATTTCAAAGGATTTGCTGAATTCAATTTTCTCTTCTTTCGTGGCACGCGACCTGGTATCGCCCACGCAAAGATTCAAAGTGAATGGTCAGGCTTATGTGAAGGACCGTGCCTACGCCCTTGAACAACGTTTGGGTGAGAATACCCGTGGCTACCTCAACAAAACCCTCGGCGATTACAGGGTTGAAGAAAGCGAGGCCCGGATTCCATTGATGATGTTCAATTCGGTAATCACCCGCGACGGTAAAAAAATGGTGGCCAGCACGCAACCCGTGAGCTTTATGATGGTGCCCGATATGGACACCGCACGCATCCGCCAGTCTGATCCGGATGCGGTGGATTTCGGTGCCTTACTGAAGCACCACGATCCCCAGGGTTTACGCATACTCACGGCCATGCGCATGAACGCCACCTTCCCTTATGTGCTGCCCAACGTGTGGTTGCCTACCACCCCGGTGATAGATGTGATGGACGCGGGATTGCGGGATAATTTCGGCCAGGAAACAACCCTGCGTTTTATCCGCCATTTCCGGGACTGGATCAATGAAAATACGGCAGGCGTGGTCATGATCTCCATCCGCGACCGGCAAACGGGTGGGTGGGAACATCCTTATGTGGCCACGGATATCAGCGAACTGCTCACGAAGCCGGTATTACTGATCCAGCACAACTGGCATAAACTCCAGGATTATTACCAGAACGACCAGCTCAGTTACGCGCAAACCATTGTACCCGGCAAATTGCAGAAAATATCTTTCCAGTATGTGCCCCGTCAGCAAGACAATGGGGCGGCGCTGAATTTCCACCTTACCCGGCGCGAAAAACAGGATATCGCCGATGCGTTGGATAATCCTTTCAATTCAAAATCCTTCTCCTCCGTATACGAATTGATGCAGGCAAAGCAGTAG
- a CDS encoding COX15/CtaA family protein, with amino-acid sequence MDSNLNGSRGTAVSNWILIGIFMLIVQVILGGITRLTGSGLSITEWNVVTGALPPLNEQGWLVEFEKYQATPQYRILNADFTLGDFKFIFFWEWFHRFWARLIGVVFVIGFVYLVAKKKLKPEMQRPLLVLFLLGALQGAVGWIMVASGLTGDAVYVKPTRLALHFIFALGLIAYAYWFYLQLTVKPGEKTVQPVLKKRIIWLVIILVPQLMYGALMAGHKAATSAATWPTINGEWIPEALFRETPWLLNFIENKLTVHFVHRGLAYILLVMVVLFTVKAFRTPSVTTTFKRWAKWPLLLTFLQVLLGIFAVLTSTKIIPNQWGVFEWMAQLHQVVGMLLLGSLLRLLFLLRTPSRNL; translated from the coding sequence ATGGACAGCAATTTGAACGGATCCCGCGGAACAGCGGTATCGAACTGGATACTGATCGGCATATTCATGCTTATTGTACAGGTGATACTGGGCGGCATCACGCGCCTTACCGGGTCGGGGCTGTCCATTACAGAATGGAACGTGGTTACCGGCGCCCTTCCCCCGTTGAACGAACAGGGCTGGCTGGTGGAATTTGAGAAATACCAGGCCACCCCCCAGTACCGGATCCTGAACGCGGATTTCACCCTGGGCGATTTTAAATTCATTTTCTTCTGGGAATGGTTCCACCGCTTCTGGGCCAGGCTCATCGGTGTGGTGTTCGTGATCGGATTCGTATACCTGGTGGCTAAAAAGAAACTGAAGCCGGAAATGCAGCGACCGTTGCTGGTACTTTTCCTGCTCGGTGCATTGCAGGGTGCCGTGGGCTGGATCATGGTGGCCAGCGGATTAACCGGTGATGCCGTTTATGTTAAACCCACCAGGCTGGCGTTGCATTTTATTTTTGCCCTGGGTCTGATTGCTTACGCCTACTGGTTCTACCTTCAACTGACCGTAAAGCCTGGTGAAAAAACAGTGCAGCCCGTGTTAAAAAAACGGATCATCTGGCTGGTGATTATACTGGTGCCGCAACTGATGTATGGCGCTTTGATGGCGGGTCATAAAGCCGCCACTTCCGCCGCCACCTGGCCCACTATCAATGGAGAATGGATTCCCGAAGCATTGTTCAGGGAAACACCCTGGTTGCTGAATTTTATTGAGAACAAGCTGACGGTGCATTTCGTGCACCGTGGGCTCGCCTATATATTGCTGGTGATGGTGGTGCTGTTTACGGTGAAAGCTTTTAGAACACCATCGGTAACGACCACCTTTAAGCGCTGGGCCAAATGGCCGTTGTTGCTCACTTTTTTACAGGTGTTGCTGGGCATATTTGCCGTACTCACCAGCACAAAAATTATCCCTAACCAGTGGGGCGTATTTGAATGGATGGCGCAATTGCACCAGGTGGTAGGCATGTTGTTGCTGGGAAGTTTGCTGCGCCTGCTTTTCCTGCTGCGAACACCATCCAGGAACCTGTAA
- a CDS encoding glycosyltransferase family 1 protein, which translates to MKRILIDLEKLKDPYVGLGEVSLRYATALAAKAPFLKEEGIILCALVPPSFVGYWGNAFTYFKTGFRSRYFPGTMPVFDVWHSLHQTTGYDPACSARKVLLTIHDLNLLYEKTGWKAEKYRRKIQKKTHRASVISTISAFSAEEIRQHLDLNGKEVHVIRNGVANPLEQPSHAPKQLPPEDFLFHISSLTAKKNTHTLVEMMRILPEKTLVIAGNWQTAYAQQMTKRIEVLDLKNIIRLHQPSAEEKNWLYSHCAAFLFPSLFEGFGLPVIEAFYAGKPVFSSPLTSLREIGGNQAVFWENFDPEYMAMTIRNAPDFNQSDAAVLARKNYASQFNWEKASEEYISLYKAMLEEK; encoded by the coding sequence ATGAAGCGGATATTAATCGACCTCGAAAAGCTGAAAGACCCTTATGTAGGACTGGGAGAAGTGTCTTTGCGTTATGCTACAGCCCTTGCTGCTAAAGCGCCTTTTTTAAAAGAAGAAGGAATAATACTCTGTGCCCTGGTGCCGCCATCCTTTGTTGGCTATTGGGGAAATGCGTTCACTTATTTCAAAACAGGTTTTCGTTCCCGGTATTTCCCTGGCACAATGCCTGTTTTCGATGTATGGCATTCCCTGCACCAAACCACAGGGTATGATCCCGCCTGTTCCGCCAGGAAAGTTTTACTTACCATCCACGACCTGAACCTGCTCTATGAAAAAACAGGTTGGAAAGCCGAAAAATACAGGCGTAAAATCCAGAAAAAAACCCATCGCGCATCCGTTATTTCCACGATTTCGGCTTTCTCCGCTGAAGAAATAAGGCAACACCTGGACCTTAACGGAAAAGAAGTTCATGTGATCAGGAACGGTGTGGCCAATCCGCTTGAACAGCCATCGCACGCGCCAAAACAATTACCGCCCGAAGATTTTCTTTTTCACATCTCCAGCCTTACCGCTAAGAAGAATACACACACGCTGGTCGAAATGATGCGCATCCTGCCGGAAAAAACATTGGTCATCGCCGGAAACTGGCAAACGGCTTATGCGCAACAGATGACGAAAAGAATTGAAGTGCTGGATTTGAAGAACATCATACGCCTGCACCAACCATCTGCTGAAGAAAAAAACTGGTTGTACAGTCACTGCGCCGCTTTTCTTTTCCCTTCCCTGTTCGAAGGGTTCGGACTCCCGGTTATTGAAGCTTTTTATGCGGGAAAGCCCGTTTTTTCTTCTCCCCTCACCAGTTTGCGGGAAATAGGTGGCAATCAGGCCGTGTTTTGGGAAAACTTCGATCCCGAATATATGGCAATGACGATAAGAAATGCGCCTGACTTCAACCAATCTGATGCGGCAGTTCTGGCACGAAAAAACTACGCGTCTCAATTTAATTGGGAAAAAGCATCGGAAGAATACATTTCTTTGTACAAAGCAATGCTGGAAGAAAAATAA